One part of the Methylobacterium mesophilicum SR1.6/6 genome encodes these proteins:
- the nadC gene encoding carboxylating nicotinate-nucleotide diphosphorylase, whose translation MTRSVLPEEILPLPRLLVEPVVRAALLEDLGRAGDITTDAIVPPGERMRGVIASRQDGVISGTDAAAIAFALVDPAVTVTVERGDGAHVAPGDVVLRLDGPARAILTAERVALNLLCRMSGVATATHGLVAAARPHGKASIVCTRKTTPGLRALEKHAVRAGGGSNHRFGLDDAVLIKDNHVAVAGGIVPAIQRARSRAGHLVKIECEVDSLEQLEEALSVGVDAVLLDNMSPEQLSRAVAMIDGRALSEASGRITRETVGAVAASGVDLISCGWITHSAAIIDLGLDAA comes from the coding sequence ATGACCCGATCGGTTCTCCCCGAAGAGATCCTCCCCTTGCCGCGGCTCCTCGTGGAGCCGGTAGTCCGTGCCGCCCTGCTGGAGGATCTCGGCCGGGCGGGCGACATCACAACCGACGCCATCGTGCCCCCGGGCGAGCGGATGCGCGGCGTGATCGCCTCCCGGCAGGACGGCGTCATCTCCGGCACCGACGCCGCGGCCATCGCGTTCGCGCTGGTGGATCCGGCCGTGACCGTGACAGTCGAGCGCGGCGACGGCGCCCACGTTGCGCCGGGTGACGTGGTGCTGCGCCTCGATGGGCCGGCCCGGGCGATCCTCACCGCCGAGCGCGTCGCCCTCAACCTGCTCTGCCGGATGTCGGGCGTCGCCACCGCCACCCACGGCCTCGTCGCGGCGGCGCGTCCGCACGGCAAGGCGTCGATCGTCTGCACCCGCAAGACCACCCCGGGTCTGCGCGCCCTGGAGAAGCACGCGGTGCGCGCGGGCGGCGGCTCGAATCACCGCTTCGGCCTCGACGACGCGGTGCTCATCAAGGACAACCATGTGGCGGTCGCCGGCGGGATCGTGCCGGCCATTCAGCGTGCCCGCTCGCGCGCTGGCCACCTCGTGAAGATCGAGTGCGAGGTCGACAGCCTGGAGCAACTGGAGGAGGCCCTGTCGGTCGGCGTGGACGCCGTGCTCCTCGACAACATGAGTCCCGAGCAGCTCTCTCGCGCGGTGGCGATGATCGACGGCCGCGCCCTCTCGGAGGCTTCAGGCCGGATCACCCGGGAGACGGTGGGGGCGGTCGCGGCCTCGGGCGTCGACCTGATCTCCTGCGGCTGGATCACCCACTCGGCGGCGATCATCGACCTGGGCCTCGACGCCGCCTGA